TGCATGGCTCTCACTGAGTACGTGTTGCGTGCCAGATTTTTATCAGACGTGTTCGTCAGAGTAATGAACCAGTCGTATCGGCCATTACCTGTGGTCACGCGGAACTCGGACAGATCCACCTTCGGGGAGGATTGCACCATGGTGAATTTTTTGGTCTTTGGTTTGAATAGTTCAAGACCGCTGGCCCACGCTTGGACCGGGCAGAGCGTTGCGATGATGAGAAGAGAGACGATATATCTCATGGGTGTTCTCCTTGGATGGGTTAGGCCAGAGTTAGTATCTCCATATACTATTATTTGCTCGTTGTTCAACTGACTCGGCACAATAGCGTTCACGTAAGGGAGAAACTTTACGGTGGGACAAGTGGCTTTTTGTCCGGTTTTGAGGCAGACAGGATCCGGAGGAAAGATGACCCAAAGTATATTGTACGGTAGGCAGGGATTGACCCCCATCGAGATCGCAGGCGTAGACGAGGCCGGGCGCGGTTGCCTGGCGGGTCCGGTCGTGGCTGGGGCGTGTATCCTCCCTGCGGAATATGACCTGCCGGGATTGAATGATTCCAAACAGCTTACAGCTGCCAAACGTGAAGTTTTGTATGACCTCATCCGTGAACAGGCCGTGGCCTGGGCCGTGGGTGTGGCTTGGGCGCCTGAAATTGACGACATCAACATCTTGCAGGCGACGTTTCAGGCCATGGGCCGTGCCGTGCAAGGTATGAAAGTCGAACCAAAGTTTCTTCAGATTGATGGCAATAAAACTATTCCGTACCACGCCTTGCACCGAGATATCCCGCAGGAATTCATCATCAAGGGTGACGGTAAGATTCCGGCTATTTCAGCGGCGTCCGTCATGGCAAAGACCTTTCGTGATCGGCTTATGGTCAAGCTCGCCAAGCGGTATCCCGGCTACGGCATATCCAAGCACATGGGCTACGGCACCAAGGCACATATGACCGCCATTCAGGAACTTGGTCCATGTCGCCAGCATCGCCTGACTTTTCGCGGCGTCAAGCCTGAAGAAAAAATGCAGGTACAAGCCAGTCTGTTTTAAACTGATGACGTTTACGATGCCTCCGACGAAAGTATTTAATAATTTGTTAATAATAAAACCCCGGTAGCTTCATGCTATCGGGGTTTTTTTGATTGTATATACACCTTTGCCAAAAGCGACACGGTATTCTTACGGCCCTCGGCCATAAACCGCCGGAGGCATCTTTTATCTGACTATTCAGCCGAAGGGGACTTCACAATCTTACTTGTATGCTGCCAACTGCCGTGCGGTGTCGCGGGAGATGTCGCGATCTTTGAGATCCTGCTTCTTTGAGTGGACGTTTTTGCCTCGACCAAGCCCAATCTGTACTTTGACCTTGCCTCGGCTGAAGTACATCTTCATGGGGATGACAGAAAGGCCCTTTTGCTCACTTTTGGTCTTGAGCATGGTGATTTCCTGCTTGTGCAGCAGCAGTTGCCGGGGGCGCTCCGGGTCATGTTGATCATAGACGCCGGTTTTCTCATAGGGCGCGATATGCACTCCGATCAGGAAAGCGGAATCGTTGCGGAACTGGACATAGCCGTCCTTGAATGACACCTGTCCGGCACGAAGGGATTTGACTTCGCTGCCGAGCAGAGAGATACCGGCCTCGAAGGTCTCAAGGATTTCATACAGCCGGCGGGCCTGCTTATTGGTACCGATGGTATTCGGTGAAACTTTGCTTTTTTTCTTTTTTGCCATGGTGTTCGCCTAGGAAGGCAGCTCGTCGTTTTCCAACAGGGACGAGAAAAAGGATACTTCCTCTGGGAAGTGTTTGAAAATATTATCCATAACCAGATTGTTGATACGACTGACCGTGCGGCATTCCAAGACATCTTTCAAGAGAATACGGCAATCGTGCATATTGATCTGCCGGATAATCCGCTTGATACCTGGAATGGCCTGTGGAGTCATGGAGATGGAATCAATGCCCATGCCGAGCAGGATGGGTACACAGAACGGGTCGGATGCCACCTCACCGCAGAGCGACACTTCTATGCCGGCCTGGTGGGCTGCGTCAACCACCAATTTGATAGCGCGCAGGGTGGCGGGGTGAAGCGGTTGGTACAGATAGGATACGTGCCGGTTGGTCCTGTCCACGCCGATGGAATACTGGATAAGGTCATTGGTGCCGATGGAAAAGAAGTCTACTTCGTGCGCCAGGAAATCGGCGATCATCACGGCTGCCGGCAGTTCGATCATGGTGCCCACGGGCATGTCATGGTCGTAGTCGATGCCTTCGCGGCGCAGTTCCGCCTTTGCCTGTGCCAGCCATGCTTTGGCCTGCCGTACTTCCTTGACCCCTGAAATCATGGGAAACATCATGGAGACGTTGCCGTAAGCCGAAGCGCGCAGAATAGCCCGAAGCTGGGTCTTGAATAACTGCGGGTTTTTGAGACAGAAACGGATTGCACGCAATCCCATGGCTGGATTGGCTTCGTTGAGTTCACCGAAGGAAGTAATGAATTTGTCGGCTCCGAGATCCAGTGTGCGGAAAACCACCTTGCGCGGATACATGATGGAGGCGAGGTCGATATATTTTTCAGTCAGTTCGTCTTCTGAGGGCAGCTCGCTCCGGTTGAGATAGGCGTATTCCGTTCGATAAAGACCAACGCCTTCTCCGCCGTTATCCAAAACTGCGGCCACTTCTTCCACCAGTTCAATGTTGGACAGCACCTGAACCCGTGAACCGTCAAAGGTTTCTGCCGGAAGATGGCACTGGCGTTTGATTTTGCGAGTGTAAACTTCGAACTTGGCAGCCCGTTCATTGTAGTCTTCGAGTTCCGCTTCGGTGGGATTGACGATTATTTTCCCGGCCAGGCCATCAATGATGACCAGATCTCCGTCACGCACTGAATCTTCAAGCTTGTCGACTCCCACAAGAGCGGGGATCGCCAGGGATCGGGCCATGATGCCGGTATGGGATGTCTTGCCGCCGCGTACGGTGGCAAAGGCCATGATCTTGTCCACCTGCAACTCGACGGTGTCCGCCGGGGTCAGGTCGTGGGCCATGATGATGGCGCGGCCTGAGATGGCTGTCAGGTCGTTTTCAACCCCCATGAGTTTGGTCTGAACCCTGTCAGCCACCACGCGTACATCCTGCATGCGTTCTCGGATATACTGGTCCTGGATGGCCCCGAACGCTGCTTCCTGATCGGCAACGGCCTTTTCAAGTGCCCATGCCGCGTTCAGGCCGAGTGAGGTGATGTACCCTTCAGCTGTGCTCGACAGCTTGGGGTCTTTGAGCATCATCAGGTGTGTATCAATGAGCGAACCGTGGCTTTTCAACTCCTCGGGTACCTGTTCGCGAATGACTGTCAACTCGTGCTCGACAGTGGCGAACGCATCTTTGAGACGGTCGATTTCATCAGGCACTAGCGCAGCAGCCACGGTCTGCCTGGGCAGATGTGCCATGTGGTTCCGGTTGACGAAGTAGGCTTTGCCGATGGCTATGCCTGTGGCAACCGGGATGCCTGTGATAATCGCGTCAGCCATTTATCCCTCGAATTTGTTTTTGAACAGTTGTTCAAGCCGTGTAAGCGCTTCTTCGGCATCCGCTCCCGAGGCTCGCAGTTCGAGCACATGGCCCGGTTCGGCCGCCAGGGTGAGGATATCGAGAATAGACTTGGCGTCCGCTTCCTGATCTTTGTGGATCAAGGTGATCGCGGATTCAAAGGACTGTGCGGCCTGAGCGAGCCTGCCTGCGGGGCGGGCATGCAGCCCGTTATCACTGGCAACAATCACTTGCCGGGATATATAATCCCCAGGGGCAGAATCGGTTGAGGTGCTTTCGTCCGTCATATATGTACCTACCTATTCAAACTGTTTTTATGTCTGATTGAAAGAAAAATCACAAGCCAAATCCAGTCCAACCAGTTTCGTTGATCCAGGTGAAAAGGTCGATGAGAGCAACGAATACGGCAACGGCGAGAACACGGGACAACAGCCCTGTACGGACAAATCGTCCGAAAATGAGGAGTGCGCTGACACCTATTATCAACTCCCACCATTGATAGGGGCGAGGCCAGATGAGTGCCCAGAGCCATAGCAGCAGGGCTGCGTTGGCGTATTTGACCCGGCGCCCCCAGTTGATGAGATCCCACCGTTTGAGTCGTTCAAGAAATTTGAAGCCCTGTCGCACGCCGCAGGTGAAAGTGTATATGCGGAAGGCCTGTAAAGCTGTCAGAAATATCAGCCCGGTAGCAAAGGCGAGATGCGGGTTGCCACTCAGGAGCAGACAGATGGAGAACAGTGCCCAGAATATGAGCAGACTCCCGGCAAAGACTGAATCACCGATGGCGGACAGGGAGTAGGCAGTGGTGTCCTTGACTTTGGCCAGCATCTTGGGCGGGAAGCGATTCGTGGCAATGGCCTGTTCCACGTTGAGTAGAATGCCGACAAGACATGGTGTCCAGAAAGGATGGGACTGGTAATGGCGCACGTATCGTTTCAAGGCAGCCCGAAGCTCTTTGGGGTCGGAATGGATGGCCGCGAGGCCCGGCTGCATCGCATACATCAGACCGATGTTCTGCATGCCTCGTGTATTGAATCCCGCACCGGCCAGGTAGCAGCGTATGAAGCTGCGTACGAAGGCCATGGACTTCGAGTCCTTTTGGAGAGTGGGGAGATCTTTGACGTGCATGAGTATTTGTTGGTTACCGTTGTCCCGGCAGAAGATTCAGTCGGATGAGGTATCTGCAACAAGCCACGGCTGCCACGATTTTTATCGCGTCCCACGGGATGAAGGGGACAACACCGGCCATGAACGCCTTGTACCAGCTCAAGGAAAGAGCGAATTTGAGCCACGTCGCGCCTGTGCCGTAGGCAACCACAAGTGCTCCGAGTCCCCAGAGCAGGCCTATGATCCACCCCAGATTCGGGTTGGTCTTGCGGGCCATGCCGCACATCCATGCCGAGATCACGAAACCGAACAGGTAGCCGCCGGTCGGGCCGAGCAGATGGCCGAGGCCTGATTTGCCGCCTGAAAAAACGGGCAGGCCGATGGTCCCGGCCAGCAGATAGAGGCCGACTGCCAGTACGCCGCGCTTGGGTCCGAGTATGTACCCGGCCAGAAATATGAAAAAGGGCTGCATGGAAACAGGGACAGGCCCGATGGGCACGACAAGATATGCTCCGGCACCGATAAGCGCAGCCATGAGTGCGGTCCAGACAAGCTGGTGAAGGTCCATGAGAGAATCATTCGTCATTGCAGATCACTCTGTTTCCGGTTGTAAACCGGCATGGTCAATCTCTTCAAGGTCATTTGTCACACTGCCTCCCTTGATGGTCAGGTAGTCTCCCACCATCAATCCATTCGCACCGGAGCCGAGCAGTTCGGCCTTGCGGCGTTCCCCGAATACGGTGAGTCGCCCACCGCAGATGCGCAGAGCGCGGTCCGGCAGCAGAAACCGATACAGGGCCACCAGCTTGAGTGCTTCTTCCGGGGCCAAAGGCTCTCTGTCCTCAAGTGGCGTGCCTTGAATGGGGTGCAGGAAATTGATCGGTACGGACTGCACGCCCAGTTCTTTCAGCAGCAAGGCAAGTTCCACTCGGTCATCCCACGACTCCCCGATGCCGAAGATGCCGCCGGAGCAAACATAGAGTCCGGCTTCGACTCCAGCGCGGACAGCGGCCACATCTTCTGCATACTCGTGCGTCGTGCACATCTGCGGAAAGAACGAGGCCGATGTTTCCAGGTTGTGATGATAACCCTTCAAACCTGCCTTTTTCAATGCTTTTAATTGGGCCGGTTTCAGGATGCCCGGAGATAGGTCCGGAGCCATGCCGAGTGCAGCGACTCTTTTGACAGCTTCGGTGAATCTGACCATGTCGCGATCTCCGACCAATTTGCCGCTGGCCACGATGCCGAACCGGGTGATGCCATTCCCTTTGGCAGTGGCCGCAGCTGTGGCAATATCACTGGCAGGAAGCAGCGGATATTCCGGGCTTTTGCCTCCGTGATGACCGGATTGGGCGCAAAAAGAACAGTTTTCTGAGCATGTACCGGACTTTGCATTGATGATGGCACATAAACTGACCTTGGAGCCGAACATGGCGGTTCTGATTGTGTGGGAGCAGACCAGCAGTTCGTCCAGCCTGTCAGCGGGCAGAGAGACGATGTACCGAATATCGGGTTCCGCAAGCGGGCGTCCGTCAAGGACCTTGCGGCATATGGCGTTCAAACTCATGGGGTGCCTTTGGATGGAATCGTTAAACGCATACTGTGTTTTTGCGGTCAACTCACTATTTGTGTGACAGGCTCAGGGAGAAGTCAAGTCGGGTAAAAAGCTGCACTTATGATTTTGTGAATAATAGAATTTGGATTGGGGTGTTGACCCCGTTCAAAAAAGGCATACGCTCATAGGTGAATAGTCTAGGAGGTTTTGGTTATGACTCTTGAATTCTTGTTTTTTGGTGTCTTTTTGGCGGTCATGCTCGTGGCACTTTTCATGAGCGTAGAACAATCGTTTTCCAAACACTTTTGGCAGCGTGACTCTTTTCTGCGTCTTCTGAGTGCCCGTTTCTGCAAACGGCATCCTTTGCTGTGCGATGAGGGTGATGTTTTCTACTGTTTTTTCAGGAAAGATATTTTTCGTCGCAAATAATCAATGCGTTGACTCTTTCTGGGCAAACAGAAGGCCGGAAGCAGGGGATATCCTGGCTTCCGGCCTTCTGTTCGCTTCAGTCTCTTCTTTTTAATCGCGCATGGCAGCGTATACTTCCTTGGCGGTCCATCCTGTGGCGCGGTCCGCCACTCGTCTGGCTATTTCCTTGGGTTTGCCGCCGATTTCGGTTTCTTCCTCGACCATATCGGCAATCTTTGTTTCACTGGTTCGGCCTGTCTCCGTGGGCGGAGCGATGATGACGGTCAGTTCTCCGCGCAGGTCAAGGTCCATGTCAATGATGGACCCCAGATTCCCCCGGATAAACTCTTCATAGTCCTTGGTCAGCTCCCGGGCCACGCAGAATTCGCGATCGCCAAGTATGTCAAAGGCAATGGAGAGGGTGCCCGTGAGTCTGGATTTGCGCTCGAAAAATACCAGTGTTGCTCCGGTCTCGCCGTGAACCTGGAAGAGCTTTTCGGTGTGACTTTTCTTGCGCGGGGGAAAACCGAGAAATGTGTAAGGCAGGGGCGGTAGACCGCTGGCGGATAATGCCACCACAGGTGCGCTCGGTCCCGGCACCGGAGAAACGCGGATGTCGTTGTCGCGACAGGCGCGGACAAGTGTGAAACCGGGGTCGGACAACAGCGGTGTCCCTGCATCGGATATCAGGGCCACTTCAAGGCCGTCCTCCAGCAGTTCGATCACCCTGGGTATTTTCTTGTCTTCATTGTGTTCGAAAAAGGAAATGAGGCGGCCATGCCGTTCCAGTTCCAGTCGCTTGAACAGCAGTCCGGCCCGACGAGTGTCTTCAGCCAGGATGACATCCGCTTCGGTCAATATCTGTCGTGCGCGCGGGGAAAGGTCGCCCGTGTTGCCCAGTGGGGTGGCGACCACCCAGAGTGTGCCTGTATCGCTCATATTTCCATTCCGCTCAGGTCGAATGCGTTTTCACAGTGTTCCACGTCCATGGATGAACCTGTATCCACAACGGCAGCCAGATCAAACCGGCATGGTTCATCCCACAGATCGTTTTGCGTCAGGTAGTGACTGGCCGCTTTGACCAGTCTTGCCTGTTTTTTACGGGTCAAGCCGTCAGCCGGGGACGCCATGGAATTGGCTTTTCGCGTTTTGACTTCCACAAACACGACGGTGTCCCGGTCCAGGCAGATGAGGTCCAGTTCCCACTGGCGATATCGCCAGTTGCGCTCCAGTACGCGAAATCCTTTTGTTTCAAGATATCGCGCCGCCGCACTCTCGCCCAGATCGCCGGTTCGTTTTGTCGGCAGTAGTTTTGAGAAAAGCCCCATGGCTTGGATTGATAGCACAGGGTGTGATGACTTGCCAGAACGCTTCCCCGACAATGGAACATGGTGTAGAGTGTGTGCTGGAGGCAACAATATGCTTAAATACGCAATGATAGGTGGAGGACCGGGAGCTTTTGTGGGGCAGGTGCATCGGACTGCGCTGGCTTTGAACGGACAGGCCACTCTTGTGGCCGGATGTTTTTCCCGCGATCTGGATAAGACGCGGTCGCTCGGTGCAGAACTTGGTCTGGCTGAAGACCGGCTGTACGCCACCCCAGAAGAACTGGCTCGATTGGAAGCGGGCGATGTGGATTTTGCAGTGGTGGTCACCTCCAACGAAGCCCATTATCCCAACGTCAAGACGTGCCTTGAGAACGGCATCCACGTCATGTGCGACAAACCGTTTACCCACACTTCAGCGCAGGCCGAGGAGTTGGTGAAACTTGCCAGTGACAGGGGGCTGTTTCTCGGCGTGTCCTATACATATGCCGGATATCCCTTGGTTCGGCAGATGCGGGAGATGATTCTGCGCGGTGATATCGGCGCAGTCCGGTTCATCAATTGCGAATATCCGCAGGGGTGGCTGGCCGAGATGCTCGAAACTACAGGGCATATTCAGGCGGAATGGCGTGCTGACCCCGTACGGAGCGGCGGGACACTCTCGCTCGGCGATGTCGGTTCCCATATCGAGT
The genomic region above belongs to uncultured Pseudodesulfovibrio sp. and contains:
- a CDS encoding biotin transporter BioY, with protein sequence MTNDSLMDLHQLVWTALMAALIGAGAYLVVPIGPVPVSMQPFFIFLAGYILGPKRGVLAVGLYLLAGTIGLPVFSGGKSGLGHLLGPTGGYLFGFVISAWMCGMARKTNPNLGWIIGLLWGLGALVVAYGTGATWLKFALSLSWYKAFMAGVVPFIPWDAIKIVAAVACCRYLIRLNLLPGQR
- the smpB gene encoding SsrA-binding protein SmpB, whose protein sequence is MAKKKKSKVSPNTIGTNKQARRLYEILETFEAGISLLGSEVKSLRAGQVSFKDGYVQFRNDSAFLIGVHIAPYEKTGVYDQHDPERPRQLLLHKQEITMLKTKSEQKGLSVIPMKMYFSRGKVKVQIGLGRGKNVHSKKQDLKDRDISRDTARQLAAYK
- a CDS encoding Gfo/Idh/MocA family oxidoreductase, giving the protein MLKYAMIGGGPGAFVGQVHRTALALNGQATLVAGCFSRDLDKTRSLGAELGLAEDRLYATPEELARLEAGDVDFAVVVTSNEAHYPNVKTCLENGIHVMCDKPFTHTSAQAEELVKLASDRGLFLGVSYTYAGYPLVRQMREMILRGDIGAVRFINCEYPQGWLAEMLETTGHIQAEWRADPVRSGGTLSLGDVGSHIEYLVPHVTGLRVTRLAARLDSLVEGRLLDDNGTILTEYDSGARGMYWYSQAATGMVNGLKIRIFGETGGLEWFQEDPDILHHMPLGESARKIRRGTPDLTPGAMAYSHTPPGHPEGWLLAFANIYISFCNTLMGDDGVDFPTGEDGLRGVRFMEACLESSKNDTAWVDMM
- the rsmI gene encoding 16S rRNA (cytidine(1402)-2'-O)-methyltransferase — protein: MSDTGTLWVVATPLGNTGDLSPRARQILTEADVILAEDTRRAGLLFKRLELERHGRLISFFEHNEDKKIPRVIELLEDGLEVALISDAGTPLLSDPGFTLVRACRDNDIRVSPVPGPSAPVVALSASGLPPLPYTFLGFPPRKKSHTEKLFQVHGETGATLVFFERKSRLTGTLSIAFDILGDREFCVARELTKDYEEFIRGNLGSIIDMDLDLRGELTVIIAPPTETGRTSETKIADMVEEETEIGGKPKEIARRVADRATGWTAKEVYAAMRD
- a CDS encoding ribonuclease HII translates to MTQSILYGRQGLTPIEIAGVDEAGRGCLAGPVVAGACILPAEYDLPGLNDSKQLTAAKREVLYDLIREQAVAWAVGVAWAPEIDDINILQATFQAMGRAVQGMKVEPKFLQIDGNKTIPYHALHRDIPQEFIIKGDGKIPAISAASVMAKTFRDRLMVKLAKRYPGYGISKHMGYGTKAHMTAIQELGPCRQHRLTFRGVKPEEKMQVQASLF
- a CDS encoding HPr family phosphocarrier protein, with protein sequence MTDESTSTDSAPGDYISRQVIVASDNGLHARPAGRLAQAAQSFESAITLIHKDQEADAKSILDILTLAAEPGHVLELRASGADAEEALTRLEQLFKNKFEG
- a CDS encoding PTS system mannose/fructose/sorbose family transporter subunit IID, whose amino-acid sequence is MHVKDLPTLQKDSKSMAFVRSFIRCYLAGAGFNTRGMQNIGLMYAMQPGLAAIHSDPKELRAALKRYVRHYQSHPFWTPCLVGILLNVEQAIATNRFPPKMLAKVKDTTAYSLSAIGDSVFAGSLLIFWALFSICLLLSGNPHLAFATGLIFLTALQAFRIYTFTCGVRQGFKFLERLKRWDLINWGRRVKYANAALLLWLWALIWPRPYQWWELIIGVSALLIFGRFVRTGLLSRVLAVAVFVALIDLFTWINETGWTGFGL
- the ptsP gene encoding phosphoenolpyruvate--protein phosphotransferase; translation: MADAIITGIPVATGIAIGKAYFVNRNHMAHLPRQTVAAALVPDEIDRLKDAFATVEHELTVIREQVPEELKSHGSLIDTHLMMLKDPKLSSTAEGYITSLGLNAAWALEKAVADQEAAFGAIQDQYIRERMQDVRVVADRVQTKLMGVENDLTAISGRAIIMAHDLTPADTVELQVDKIMAFATVRGGKTSHTGIMARSLAIPALVGVDKLEDSVRDGDLVIIDGLAGKIIVNPTEAELEDYNERAAKFEVYTRKIKRQCHLPAETFDGSRVQVLSNIELVEEVAAVLDNGGEGVGLYRTEYAYLNRSELPSEDELTEKYIDLASIMYPRKVVFRTLDLGADKFITSFGELNEANPAMGLRAIRFCLKNPQLFKTQLRAILRASAYGNVSMMFPMISGVKEVRQAKAWLAQAKAELRREGIDYDHDMPVGTMIELPAAVMIADFLAHEVDFFSIGTNDLIQYSIGVDRTNRHVSYLYQPLHPATLRAIKLVVDAAHQAGIEVSLCGEVASDPFCVPILLGMGIDSISMTPQAIPGIKRIIRQINMHDCRILLKDVLECRTVSRINNLVMDNIFKHFPEEVSFFSSLLENDELPS
- the bioB gene encoding biotin synthase BioB → MSLNAICRKVLDGRPLAEPDIRYIVSLPADRLDELLVCSHTIRTAMFGSKVSLCAIINAKSGTCSENCSFCAQSGHHGGKSPEYPLLPASDIATAAATAKGNGITRFGIVASGKLVGDRDMVRFTEAVKRVAALGMAPDLSPGILKPAQLKALKKAGLKGYHHNLETSASFFPQMCTTHEYAEDVAAVRAGVEAGLYVCSGGIFGIGESWDDRVELALLLKELGVQSVPINFLHPIQGTPLEDREPLAPEEALKLVALYRFLLPDRALRICGGRLTVFGERRKAELLGSGANGLMVGDYLTIKGGSVTNDLEEIDHAGLQPETE
- a CDS encoding YraN family protein; translated protein: MGLFSKLLPTKRTGDLGESAAARYLETKGFRVLERNWRYRQWELDLICLDRDTVVFVEVKTRKANSMASPADGLTRKKQARLVKAASHYLTQNDLWDEPCRFDLAAVVDTGSSMDVEHCENAFDLSGMEI